In one Chloroflexota bacterium genomic region, the following are encoded:
- a CDS encoding APC family permease has protein sequence MSAPVPATKGLFTRASSGLVREVGVGDVVFYGWGQITLGFIIFTIAAWQFYPGASMELATVAVTLGGIALGLVYALMSSVYPRSGGEYVFLSRVLHPAIGFVASVSFAFWETFYTGIVAAFLAIFGFSPLFATLALQTGNSSLADISTWFASPIGIFVTGAITILLAATFVYRGLSRYFTIQRIGMWLVAGSILVTLGVLVVAAAGGLSFKANFDALAGAGSYDKIAAAGAAGNAPFDLGQTVQFMIWPAFSIWFAVASVSLSGEVKNVQRSQLVGILVAMITMGAASIGLMFFSRVVFGSAFLVGAGSLAAGQFPLAAPAYINVFAGIAGGNVLLTILMSVWVIGTIALDVGATMIYATRAMLAWGIDGVAPTKLADVSERYNSPTWAIATSAVVAIACLALYAFTSLVAILSGFMGLAITFVLVSIGGIAFPYVRRGVFESSAVAFRVAGVPVISILGVISLVFTGYVFYRLFLDSAFGSNQPFPIAMTIVVVVAAVAWFYGARWYRSRHGTEFDARFREIPVE, from the coding sequence ATGAGTGCTCCGGTACCGGCGACGAAGGGGTTGTTCACGCGGGCGAGTTCGGGGCTCGTACGCGAGGTGGGCGTGGGCGATGTCGTCTTCTACGGATGGGGGCAGATCACCCTCGGGTTCATCATCTTCACGATCGCTGCCTGGCAGTTCTACCCGGGCGCGTCGATGGAACTGGCAACGGTCGCCGTCACCCTTGGCGGGATCGCCCTCGGTCTCGTCTACGCCCTCATGAGCTCGGTCTACCCCCGCTCGGGCGGCGAGTACGTATTCCTCTCACGCGTGCTCCACCCGGCGATCGGGTTCGTCGCCAGCGTGTCGTTCGCATTCTGGGAAACGTTCTACACGGGCATCGTCGCCGCGTTCCTCGCGATCTTCGGGTTCTCGCCGTTGTTCGCCACGCTCGCCCTCCAGACCGGCAACTCGAGCCTCGCCGACATCAGCACGTGGTTCGCCAGCCCGATCGGGATCTTCGTCACCGGCGCCATCACCATCCTCCTCGCCGCGACGTTCGTCTACCGCGGCCTCAGCCGGTACTTCACGATCCAGCGCATCGGCATGTGGCTCGTCGCGGGCAGCATCCTCGTGACGCTCGGTGTCCTCGTCGTGGCGGCGGCCGGCGGCCTCTCGTTCAAGGCCAACTTCGACGCCCTCGCCGGCGCCGGTTCGTACGACAAGATCGCGGCGGCCGGCGCCGCCGGAAACGCACCCTTCGATCTGGGTCAGACGGTCCAGTTCATGATCTGGCCCGCGTTCTCGATCTGGTTCGCCGTCGCATCCGTCTCGCTGAGCGGCGAGGTCAAGAACGTTCAACGCAGTCAGCTCGTCGGCATCCTCGTCGCCATGATCACGATGGGGGCAGCGTCGATCGGGCTGATGTTCTTCTCGCGGGTCGTCTTCGGCAGCGCGTTTCTCGTCGGCGCCGGCTCGCTGGCCGCGGGTCAGTTCCCGCTCGCGGCGCCGGCGTACATCAATGTCTTCGCCGGGATCGCCGGCGGCAACGTCCTGCTGACGATCCTCATGTCTGTCTGGGTGATCGGGACGATCGCCCTCGACGTCGGCGCGACGATGATCTACGCAACGCGGGCGATGCTCGCGTGGGGGATCGACGGTGTCGCCCCGACGAAGCTCGCCGATGTATCCGAGCGCTACAACTCGCCGACCTGGGCGATCGCGACCTCGGCCGTCGTCGCGATCGCATGCCTGGCGCTGTACGCGTTCACCTCGCTCGTCGCCATCCTCTCCGGGTTCATGGGGTTGGCGATCACGTTCGTCCTGGTCTCGATCGGCGGCATCGCCTTTCCGTATGTCAGGCGCGGCGTGTTCGAGTCGTCCGCCGTGGCGTTCCGGGTGGCAGGGGTTCCGGTGATCTCGATCCTCGGCGTGATCTCGCTCGTGTTCACGGGGTACGTCTTCTACCGGTTGTTCCTTGACAGCGCGTTCGGATCGAACCAGCCGTTCCCGATCGCGATGACGATCGTCGTCGTCGTCGCGGCAGTCGCCTGGTTCTACGGTGCCCGCTGGTACCGGAGCCGACACGGGACCGAGTTCGACGCACGGTTCAGAGAGATCCCCGTCGAGTAG
- a CDS encoding aminopeptidase P family protein, with protein MTGWPPYDVAALRAARSERVTGFMRSRGLDHLLLTGFDTIRYALDARFQIISEGFDWFVALMDGSGEGEVFVPWVDEDVAGPDPDAPAVRATHPLPSWAPAVAQVEYWTSAVAAALSRLRARRVGFDLIDATLLAGLRVELPEVEFVGVARDLYDLRAIKLPAEIALLEAASLVNCAAADAAIDGARPGMTDYDVLALAMASLQTAGVEYLTHSLCNVRRGSGTWFAVGQTLREGDAFFFDIGCYGRGGYASDIARVGFVGEPPAVVSRAYRQLLEALHVGEEAARPGVRVADVHAAINDYLRRQGLPITPYGTGHGIGLRACEPPTIHRRDRSSRDEVLLEGMTIAIEPETQVEIDGATVLLKVEDNYAVEADGLRRLTTAPRLVPTADSVRAPAG; from the coding sequence ATGACCGGATGGCCACCTTACGATGTCGCCGCGCTCCGCGCAGCCCGGAGCGAACGGGTCACCGGATTCATGCGATCCCGGGGCCTCGACCACCTTCTGCTCACCGGCTTCGACACGATCCGCTACGCACTCGACGCCCGCTTCCAGATCATCTCGGAGGGATTCGACTGGTTCGTCGCCCTCATGGACGGTTCAGGCGAGGGCGAGGTCTTCGTCCCCTGGGTCGACGAGGACGTCGCGGGGCCGGATCCGGATGCACCCGCGGTCCGCGCGACCCACCCGCTGCCATCGTGGGCGCCGGCCGTTGCCCAGGTGGAGTACTGGACGAGTGCGGTCGCGGCGGCTCTCTCGCGACTCAGGGCCCGGAGGGTCGGGTTCGACCTCATCGATGCGACGCTCCTCGCCGGCCTCCGGGTCGAGCTCCCGGAGGTCGAGTTCGTCGGCGTGGCGCGCGACCTGTACGACCTCCGGGCGATCAAGCTGCCGGCCGAGATCGCCCTGCTCGAGGCAGCGTCGCTCGTCAACTGCGCCGCCGCTGACGCGGCGATCGACGGCGCGCGTCCCGGGATGACCGACTACGACGTGCTCGCGCTCGCGATGGCGTCGCTCCAGACCGCCGGGGTCGAGTACCTCACCCACTCGCTCTGCAACGTCCGACGCGGGTCGGGCACCTGGTTCGCGGTCGGCCAGACGCTCCGCGAGGGTGATGCGTTCTTCTTCGATATCGGTTGTTATGGGCGGGGCGGCTATGCCTCGGATATCGCCCGGGTCGGCTTCGTCGGCGAGCCGCCGGCTGTCGTCTCGCGAGCCTACCGACAGCTTCTCGAGGCGCTCCACGTCGGTGAGGAGGCAGCGCGGCCGGGTGTCCGGGTGGCGGATGTCCACGCCGCCATCAATGACTACCTGCGCCGGCAGGGACTGCCGATCACGCCGTACGGCACCGGTCACGGCATCGGGCTCCGGGCGTGCGAACCGCCGACCATCCATCGACGCGACCGGAGCTCCCGCGACGAGGTGCTCCTCGAGGGCATGACGATCGCCATCGAACCAGAGACGCAGGTCGAGATCGACGGTGCGACCGTCCTGCTCAAGGTGGAGGACAACTATGCGGTCGAGGCGGACGGGCTCCGGCGGCTGACGACCGCGCCTCGGCTGGTGCCGACTGCGGATTCTGTGAGGGCTCCTGCTGGGTGA
- a CDS encoding helix-turn-helix domain-containing protein, whose protein sequence is MPDRTSAAREVRTASRSAPGPYVSAIGKAIILLDVVAAADGELSMAELSRRLQMSRTTVHRLVATLERHGFIERSTSGRLALGLHLFLLGTAVHERIALARIARPHLRVLAESFRVSSYLSVRDGDEALCVERVDGGGVTLAAYQLGDTLPLHIGAGPLVLLAGLPDDEVDRILAQLPSRTTADAMVGPEVIRARVEAVRSSAVAWADGDVEVGVVAAGVPVRDGLGRTIAAVSVAGLDAQLTSRRRTALAAAVSHAARVIGDELNAPGRAIS, encoded by the coding sequence GTGCCTGATCGAACCAGCGCGGCCCGTGAGGTCCGGACCGCCTCCCGATCGGCGCCTGGTCCGTACGTCAGCGCGATCGGAAAGGCGATCATCCTGCTCGATGTCGTGGCCGCCGCCGATGGCGAGTTGTCAATGGCCGAACTGAGCCGTCGGCTGCAGATGAGCCGGACCACGGTGCATCGCCTGGTGGCAACGCTTGAACGGCACGGGTTCATCGAGCGCAGCACGTCCGGCCGACTCGCGCTCGGCCTTCACCTGTTCCTGCTCGGCACCGCCGTTCATGAGCGGATCGCGCTCGCACGGATCGCCAGACCCCACCTGCGGGTGCTGGCCGAGTCATTCCGTGTTTCCAGCTACCTGTCGGTCCGGGACGGCGACGAGGCGTTGTGCGTCGAACGTGTCGACGGCGGCGGCGTCACGCTCGCTGCCTATCAGCTCGGTGACACGCTCCCCCTCCACATCGGCGCTGGACCGCTGGTCCTCCTCGCTGGGCTCCCGGACGACGAAGTCGACCGCATCCTCGCCCAGTTGCCGTCGCGCACGACGGCCGACGCGATGGTCGGCCCGGAGGTCATCCGCGCACGCGTCGAGGCAGTTCGGTCGTCTGCCGTCGCCTGGGCAGACGGGGACGTCGAGGTCGGCGTCGTCGCTGCCGGCGTGCCGGTTCGGGACGGCCTCGGGCGAACGATCGCCGCGGTGAGCGTGGCGGGGCTTGACGCGCAACTCACGTCTCGGCGACGAACCGCGCTTGCTGCGGCGGTCAGTCACGCGGCCCGAGTGATCGGCGACGAACTCAACGCGCCGGGCAGGGCGATCTCGTGA
- a CDS encoding SDR family oxidoreductase — protein sequence MEHRSLAPVVLVTGASSGIGRATAEAFAGAGYLVAVNYRTQRGPALELAGRLGGRAYAADVADDVAVEEMVRRIEAELGPISVAVCNAGFYTEQPLAEVTDELWDRTLRTLLGGCFHVARAVVPGMRKAGGGSIVTVASELALIGGDAIAPYVAAKAAVIGLTRSLARELAPTIRVNSVAPGAVDTPLLPDRDRGPSYTSTVPLGRIGRPAEIASAILHLAEAPWTTGQVYSPNGGVVIQ from the coding sequence CTGGAGCATCGGTCACTCGCACCCGTCGTCCTCGTGACGGGTGCGAGCAGCGGCATCGGGCGGGCCACGGCCGAAGCGTTCGCCGGGGCCGGCTACCTCGTGGCGGTGAACTATCGGACGCAGCGGGGACCGGCGCTCGAGCTTGCGGGTCGGCTCGGTGGTCGGGCGTACGCGGCCGACGTGGCTGATGACGTGGCCGTCGAGGAGATGGTCCGCCGGATCGAAGCCGAGCTCGGCCCGATCTCGGTCGCCGTCTGCAATGCCGGCTTCTACACCGAGCAGCCGCTCGCCGAGGTGACCGACGAGCTCTGGGACCGGACGCTGAGGACGCTCCTCGGGGGATGCTTCCACGTTGCCCGCGCCGTCGTCCCCGGCATGCGAAAGGCTGGTGGGGGTTCGATCGTCACCGTCGCGTCTGAACTGGCCCTCATCGGCGGTGATGCCATCGCCCCATACGTCGCGGCCAAGGCGGCCGTGATCGGACTCACCAGGTCGCTCGCTCGTGAGCTCGCCCCGACGATCCGCGTCAACAGTGTCGCGCCCGGGGCAGTCGACACTCCCCTCCTGCCCGATCGGGACCGCGGACCCTCGTACACGTCGACGGTTCCCCTCGGCCGGATCGGCCGACCGGCTGAGATCGCCTCGGCGATCCTCCATCTCGCCGAGGCACCGTGGACCACCGGCCAGGTCTATTCACCGAACGGCGGGGTGGTCATCCAGTGA
- a CDS encoding SDR family oxidoreductase translates to MTERPASGPRVALVTGAGGGLGRAIVDRLTASGWRVAGATHRRGRFAADVGDPREVDDLVRRVVLEFGRLDLVVSNAAAMTMAPLETHPPNDWWAIIRTNLSGGFYLARAARPHLIETRGAIIFISSEWGVTGWPNASAYAASKAGLIGLTKALACELAPAVRVNAIAPGVIDTPQLAVDAADAGVSVETIKEQYARAAPLRRIATAAEIAASVGFLASGDATYYTGQVLQPNGGTTMA, encoded by the coding sequence GTGACCGAGCGCCCCGCCTCGGGCCCACGCGTGGCGCTCGTCACCGGCGCCGGGGGCGGTCTCGGTCGCGCGATCGTCGATCGTCTGACCGCGAGCGGATGGCGCGTCGCTGGGGCGACCCACCGTCGCGGGCGGTTCGCCGCGGATGTGGGCGATCCGCGTGAGGTTGACGACCTCGTCCGGCGAGTCGTACTCGAATTCGGTCGGCTTGATCTCGTCGTCTCCAACGCCGCGGCGATGACGATGGCTCCGCTCGAAACCCATCCGCCCAACGACTGGTGGGCGATCATCCGAACGAACCTGTCCGGCGGGTTCTACCTCGCTCGAGCAGCGCGGCCGCACCTCATCGAGACACGTGGCGCCATCATCTTCATCTCGAGCGAGTGGGGCGTCACGGGATGGCCGAACGCCTCCGCCTACGCGGCGAGCAAGGCAGGCCTCATCGGACTGACCAAGGCCCTCGCCTGCGAACTCGCTCCAGCGGTGCGGGTGAACGCCATCGCCCCAGGCGTGATCGACACGCCGCAGCTCGCCGTCGATGCCGCCGACGCGGGCGTGAGCGTCGAGACGATCAAGGAGCAGTACGCTCGGGCGGCGCCGCTGCGCCGAATCGCGACTGCCGCGGAGATCGCCGCATCGGTCGGGTTCCTCGCGTCTGGCGACGCCACCTACTACACGGGACAGGTGCTTCAGCCGAACGGCGGGACGACGATGGCATGA
- a CDS encoding MarR family transcriptional regulator, which yields MADELIDSLERLSVCSVAVTARAITAAGADLTFTQWRVLLVVGERTEGATVNEIATRIGAHASPASRLVSRLKRRGVVRTGKDDRDGRVTRVTLTEVGRDLRSRVLERRRRDLTVVLESVSMTPAEAEAVARLARSFESFA from the coding sequence GTGGCGGATGAACTGATCGACAGCCTCGAGCGCCTCTCGGTGTGCTCGGTCGCCGTCACGGCACGAGCCATCACCGCCGCGGGCGCGGACCTTACCTTCACGCAATGGCGGGTCCTCCTCGTTGTCGGCGAACGGACCGAAGGCGCGACCGTGAATGAGATCGCCACCCGGATCGGCGCACACGCCTCGCCGGCGAGCCGCCTCGTCTCGCGCCTGAAGCGGCGCGGCGTCGTCCGCACCGGAAAGGACGACCGCGACGGTCGCGTCACGCGGGTGACGTTGACGGAGGTCGGCCGGGACCTGCGCAGCCGTGTGCTCGAGCGTCGTCGTCGCGATCTCACCGTCGTGCTGGAATCCGTATCGATGACGCCCGCGGAGGCCGAGGCCGTGGCCAGGCTGGCCCGATCGTTCGAGTCGTTCGCATGA
- a CDS encoding metallophosphoesterase, giving the protein MRLYFCSDIHASERCWRKFLAAGTFYKADVIIVGGDITGKFVVPIIRHLRGPATATFQGIERRAETTAEIERLLRQIADAGQYGTVMSEEEYEAHTADAALRDRLFHQLIMARVTDWIEFAEARLRGSGIRCLVSGANDDFFEIDAALAASSVIEDPNGRVIDLGGIEIVGMGYGNPTPWPCPRDISEEELGERIDTAVTGVRRMDRAIFSFHVPPHHSGLDNAPRLDANLRMVMSGAGPEIVPVGSTAVRAAIERYEPMLGLHGHIHESKGVRTIGPTTVANPGSEYGEGILDGLLVDVDVAMGSPKVQLVTG; this is encoded by the coding sequence GTGAGGCTCTACTTCTGCTCGGACATCCACGCTTCAGAACGCTGCTGGCGGAAGTTTCTGGCCGCCGGCACGTTCTACAAGGCCGACGTCATCATCGTCGGCGGCGACATCACGGGGAAGTTCGTCGTACCGATCATCCGCCACCTCCGGGGACCCGCGACAGCGACGTTTCAGGGGATCGAACGCAGGGCGGAGACGACGGCCGAGATCGAGCGGCTTCTTCGACAGATCGCCGACGCCGGGCAGTACGGCACGGTCATGAGCGAAGAGGAGTACGAGGCGCATACCGCCGACGCGGCCCTCCGCGACCGCCTGTTCCATCAGCTCATCATGGCGCGGGTAACCGACTGGATCGAATTCGCCGAGGCGCGTCTGCGGGGTTCCGGCATCCGCTGTCTCGTGAGCGGCGCGAACGACGACTTCTTCGAGATCGACGCCGCCCTCGCGGCCTCGTCCGTGATCGAGGACCCGAATGGCCGCGTCATCGACCTCGGCGGCATCGAGATCGTCGGCATGGGCTACGGCAACCCGACGCCTTGGCCATGTCCGCGGGACATCAGCGAGGAAGAGCTCGGCGAACGGATCGACACCGCGGTGACAGGGGTTCGTCGGATGGACCGGGCGATCTTCAGCTTCCACGTACCGCCCCATCACTCAGGGCTCGACAACGCCCCGCGCCTCGATGCGAACCTCCGCATGGTCATGAGCGGAGCCGGGCCCGAGATCGTTCCTGTCGGCAGCACGGCGGTCCGTGCCGCGATCGAGCGTTACGAGCCGATGCTCGGACTGCATGGCCACATCCACGAGTCGAAAGGGGTGCGAACGATCGGCCCAACGACGGTAGCGAATCCGGGGAGCGAGTACGGGGAGGGCATCCTTGACGGCTTGCTCGTCGACGTGGATGTCGCGATGGGTTCACCGAAGGTCCAGCTCGTAACGGGCTGA